A window of Macrobrachium rosenbergii isolate ZJJX-2024 chromosome 15, ASM4041242v1, whole genome shotgun sequence contains these coding sequences:
- the LOC136846671 gene encoding uncharacterized protein: MVNSDLSENGGNEESACPAMGGVYLTHAYLSSDSQSKEQNNSQAFGPLRPPAIRQGEFIINTPLQPSPRVQELLDGINEPTDAGNPTSPPPWLDKELFNRGREFYRRYLFCLSFSDLLSLLLMLSSPRALKPLIFTGRSDTNEKAMRRYFSTLLHVMTWYEGDVWDPNDPAHKDVLSIRSIHNKVAQLVNSSRNQEKVNNIKATDKGHVEPKCPYYPSIREDIRRVAENTLGHQESSQPLTYLNQLDMSLTQYSFFGLLVAHPKKLGAGAATEEEFEGLIHFWRGIGWLLGIDDKYNFCSGNLAETRALCLEVEKFFAIPWLASVDWDHEHMTTCLISGMNNLIPGLSFPAMFRYLTHVLAVPAPEFESRLSFVHNVQYWLLRLGFALILVIPSLAIILNRLFENLIETVQNEPNKPKNTDSRVVKNLYT; the protein is encoded by the coding sequence ATGGTGAATTCAGATCTAAGCGAAAACGGAGGAAATGAGGAAAGCGCTTGTCCAGCAATGGGCGGAGTTTACTTGACGCATGCGTACCTTTCCTCAGATTCTCAGTCGAAGGAGCAGAATAATTCTCAAGCATTTGGTCCACTAAGACCTCCAGCAATTCGCCAAGGAGAATTCATCATCAATACTCCCTTACAACCTTCACCTCGGGTGCAAGAACTTTTGGATGGCATTAACGAACCTACTGACGCTGGAAACCCGACGAGTCCCCCTCCTTGGTTAGACAAGGAGTTGTTCAACAGAGGCCGGGAATTCTACAGACGCTATCTTTTCTGTCTGAGCTTCTCCGATCTGCTGTCGCTGCTTCTTATGCTCAGCAGCCCTCGGGCGCTCAAGCCTCTCATCTTCACCGGGAGATCGGACACGAACGAGAAGGCCATGAGGCGATACTTCTCCACGCTTCTTCACGTCATGACCTGGTACGAGGGTGACGTGTGGGACCCGAACGACCCAGCTCACAAGGATGTGCTCTCTATCCGCTCTATACACAACAAAGTGGCCCAGCTTGTCAATTCCTCCAGAAACCAGGAAAAAGTAAACaacatcaaggccaccgataaggGGCATGTGGAACCCAAATGCCCGTACTACCCTTCCATTAGAGAGGACATACGACGCGTGGCTGAAAATACTCTCGGCCATCAGGAGTCCAGCCAACCCCTGACGTACCTGAACCAGCTGGACATGAGCCTCACCCAGTACTCGTTCTTTGGGCTTCTGGTTGCCCATCCCAAAAAACTGGGAGCAGGAGCAGCTACAGAAGAAGAATTCGAGGGCCTCATCCATTTTTGGAGAGGCATAGGCTGGCTTTTGGGGATTGATGACAAATATAATTTCTGCAGTGGCAACTTGGCTGAAACAAGGGCACTCTGCCTGGAAGTCGAGAAGTTCTTTGCCATTCCCTGGCTAGCATCAGTTGACTGGGACCATGAACACATGACTACCTGTCTCATATCGGGTATGAATAATTTGATACCTGGTCTCTCTTTCCCCGCCATGTTCCGCTACCTCACTCACGTCCTGGCTGTCCCGGCGCCAGAATTCGAGAGCAGATTGTCCTTTGTTCACAATGTTCAGTACTGGTTGCTAAGACTAGGGTTTGCGCTTATTCTGGTGATTCCCAGTCTCGCGATTATCCTGAATCGCTTGTTCGAAAATCTTATTGAGACGGTACAAAACGAGCCTAACAAACCAAAGAACACTGACAGCAGGGTTGTTAAGAATCTATATACGTGA